From one Anopheles cruzii chromosome 3, idAnoCruzAS_RS32_06, whole genome shotgun sequence genomic stretch:
- the LOC128275017 gene encoding atrial natriuretic peptide receptor 3, with product MVLFAGFGSIVPPAVEAGCRRLERKACEAICVRSTSPSSAGDDWNCELRVVLIMPANTSFEVSLPRVQPVLAKAEADIRQRAIIPRNVSIRWIPFDDRCEQARATVMAMDGTGSEVCGHLILGPTCDFALAPVARIARYIYNDGIPVLTGAGYTFDFEEPKTSCEHEFHMLIRTGLVSFKRMAYFMIDLIRHFKWKRVVYFYDRQSYYNVAGPQTGHLLMNTMAEFFRHENITYSPFATDSARTNLTESLKEKVGVNYANSQTTSLLKVSQTNLAAAMRLFCRANYKKGPKKTIHKDDLLETPDGG from the exons ATGGTCCTGTTCGCCGGCTTCGGCTCCATCGTTCCACCGGCGGTCGAAGCCGGCTGTCGGCGGTTGGAGCGAAAAGCGTGCGAAGCGATTTGTGTCCGATCGACGTCACCTTCGTCGGCCGGCGACGATTGGAACTGCGAGCTGCGAGTGGTCCTGATCATGCCGGCCAACACAAGCTTCGAAGTTTCGTTGCCCCGGGTTCAGCCGGTGTTGGCGAAGGCCGAAGCGGACATCCGCCAGCGGGCCATCATACCGCGCAACGTTTCCATCCGCTGGATTCCGTTCGACGATCGGTGCGAACAGGCCCGGGCCACGGTGATGGCGATGGACGGGACGGGGAGCGAGGTGTGCGGTCACCTTATCCTGGGCCCGACCTGTGATTTTGCACTCG CGCCCGTGGCCCGAATCGCCCGCTACATCTACAACGATGGCATCCCGGTGTTGACCGGTGCCGGGTACACCTTCGATTTCGAGGAACCGAAAACGAGCTGCGAGCACGAGTTCCACATGCTCATCCGCACCGGGCTGGTCAGCTTCAAACGGATGGCGTACTTTATGATCGATCTCATCCGCCA CTTCAAGTGGAAGCGCGTCGTGTACTTTTACGACCGGCAGAGCTACTACAACGTGGCCGGCCCACAAACGGGCCACCTGCTGATGAACACGATGGCGGAGTTTTTCCGCCACGAAAACATCACCTACTCACCGTTCGCGACCGACTCGGCCCGCACCAACCTCACCGAGAGCCTGAAGGAAAAGGTCGGCGTTAACTATGCAA ACTCCCAGACCACCAGCCTGCTGAAGGTGAGTCAGACcaacctggcggcggcgatgcgCCTTTTTTGTCGCGCCAACTACAAAAAGGGTCCCAAAAAGACGATTCACAAGGACGACCTCTTAGAAACCCCGGACGGTGGCTAA